A portion of the Thermodesulfobacteriota bacterium genome contains these proteins:
- a CDS encoding FliA/WhiG family RNA polymerase sigma factor, which yields MQLAEEQKTGFNKCNRLNREQTIMRYLPHVKRIVQRIAVHLPQSVEIEDLLNVGVIGLIQAIERYNPDRDNKFMTYAAFRIRGAVLSELRSRDYISRTNRRKVRELEKTYLKLEQKKGEEVEDHEVVKEMGIGFEEFHKIKQMSTISIISLDEMGYSSDKKRDSLSEMFINNREEDALNQTGIKEIKAAIAKTIDELPQKEKLVISLYYMDELTMKETGKVLGITESRVSQLHSKAITRLRAKLRRKKLVEE from the coding sequence ATGCAACTGGCGGAAGAACAAAAAACTGGTTTTAATAAGTGCAATCGTTTAAACAGGGAGCAGACAATTATGCGGTATCTGCCTCATGTAAAACGTATCGTTCAAAGAATAGCGGTCCATCTTCCTCAAAGCGTAGAAATCGAAGATCTATTAAATGTCGGGGTTATTGGATTAATACAGGCCATAGAGAGGTATAATCCGGACCGGGATAATAAATTTATGACCTATGCGGCATTCAGGATCAGAGGTGCTGTATTAAGTGAGCTTAGGTCAAGAGACTATATCTCAAGAACAAACAGGAGAAAAGTAAGAGAGCTGGAAAAAACTTATTTAAAGCTCGAACAAAAAAAAGGCGAAGAGGTTGAAGATCATGAAGTGGTAAAAGAAATGGGGATTGGTTTTGAGGAGTTTCACAAAATTAAACAAATGTCGACTATTTCCATCATAAGTCTTGATGAGATGGGATACTCCTCTGATAAGAAAAGAGATTCCCTGTCGGAAATGTTTATTAATAACAGGGAGGAAGATGCCCTGAATCAGACAGGAATTAAAGAGATAAAAGCAGCCATTGCCAAAACAATCGATGAATTACCGCAAAAGGAAAAACTGGTCATTTCTTTATACTACATGGATGAACTTACCATGAAGGAAACGGGAAAGGTATTAGGTATAACAGAGTCAAGGGTTTCTCAGCTGCATTCAAAAGCCATTACCCGCTTAAGGGCAAAACTCAGAAGGAAAAAGCTGGTTGAAGAATAG
- the flgF gene encoding flagellar basal-body rod protein FlgF yields MSGGIYMSAAGAMAYEKRMQIISNNLANINTSGFKKDKGHFQIIDSPESIQEDLEKDSVSTEKPQPPLWLQFETKTDFSAGSLKHTGNPLDLALEGDGFFCIKTEQGTQYTRNGNFSLNQDGMLVTMDGLPVLGDGGPINIEGDTLSVDVKGNISIDGNVVDTLKIVDFPQQDVLKKTGNSLFAIADKKAVERRAENTGVSQGFIELSNVNAIRMMTEMIEVLRGYESYQKAIKTADEASAKAINDVGRE; encoded by the coding sequence ATGAGCGGCGGGATATACATGTCGGCAGCCGGAGCAATGGCTTACGAAAAAAGAATGCAGATAATTTCTAATAATCTTGCGAATATAAATACATCAGGTTTTAAAAAGGATAAAGGACATTTTCAAATTATCGATTCCCCTGAATCGATACAGGAAGATCTTGAAAAAGATTCAGTTTCAACAGAGAAGCCGCAGCCTCCATTATGGCTTCAATTTGAAACAAAAACTGATTTTTCCGCTGGATCGTTGAAGCATACCGGGAATCCTTTAGACCTTGCGCTTGAAGGAGATGGGTTTTTTTGCATCAAAACAGAGCAGGGAACCCAGTATACCCGAAACGGAAATTTTTCATTAAACCAGGATGGAATGCTGGTGACTATGGATGGATTGCCCGTTCTGGGAGATGGAGGGCCGATTAATATTGAAGGGGATACTTTAAGCGTAGATGTAAAAGGTAATATATCGATAGATGGAAACGTGGTTGATACACTTAAAATTGTCGACTTCCCACAGCAGGATGTTTTAAAAAAAACAGGAAATAGTCTGTTTGCTATTGCGGATAAAAAAGCAGTTGAGCGCAGGGCTGAAAATACCGGGGTGAGCCAGGGCTTTATCGAACTTTCAAATGTTAATGCGATAAGGATGATGACTGAGATGATAGAAGTGCTCAGGGGATATGAGTCGTACCAAAAAGCGATCAAAACGGCCGATGAGGCAAGTGCAAAGGCAATTAATGATGTTGGAAGAGAGTGA
- the flgG gene encoding flagellar basal-body rod protein FlgG translates to MIRSIWTAATGMQAQTLNIDVIANNLANVNTAGFKRSRSDFQDLLYETLRPAGVSSSEGTQVPVGVQLGHGTRSAAVNKIFLQGDFQKTDNELDLAVEGDGFFQILQPNGEIAYTRAGAFKLDSEGRMVTSDGFSLEPEISIPTDTVTLSVGIDGTVSVVQSGATEATEIGTIELARFINPAGMHTIGRNLYVPTAASGDVVTGTAGEDGFGTIAQGYLEMSNVSVVDEMVNMITAQRAYEINSKTIQAADDMLQMANNIKR, encoded by the coding sequence ATGATCAGAAGCATATGGACGGCAGCCACGGGAATGCAGGCCCAGACATTAAATATTGATGTGATTGCGAATAATCTGGCCAATGTGAATACAGCGGGTTTTAAAAGGAGCAGATCGGATTTCCAGGATTTATTATATGAAACTTTAAGGCCTGCGGGTGTCTCTTCTTCAGAAGGAACGCAGGTTCCTGTGGGGGTGCAATTGGGGCATGGAACAAGGTCGGCAGCAGTAAATAAGATATTTTTACAGGGGGATTTTCAGAAAACAGACAACGAACTTGATCTGGCTGTGGAAGGTGATGGTTTTTTTCAGATCCTGCAGCCAAATGGTGAAATTGCATACACACGTGCCGGCGCTTTTAAACTGGATAGTGAAGGAAGGATGGTTACTTCTGACGGGTTTTCCCTGGAACCGGAAATCTCCATACCCACAGACACAGTTACCCTGTCGGTGGGAATAGATGGTACTGTTTCAGTGGTGCAGTCCGGGGCGACCGAGGCAACTGAGATAGGAACCATTGAGCTTGCGCGGTTCATTAATCCCGCCGGAATGCATACCATCGGCAGGAACCTGTATGTACCCACCGCAGCATCCGGTGATGTGGTAACGGGAACCGCAGGCGAAGATGGGTTTGGCACCATTGCACAGGGATATCTGGAGATGTCGAATGTGAGTGTGGTAGATGAAATGGTAAATATGATCACTGCGCAGAGAGCTTATGAAATAAACAGCAAAACAATTCAGGCGGCTGATGATATGCTGCAAATGGCAAATAATATTAAACGATAG
- the flgA gene encoding flagellar basal body P-ring formation chaperone FlgA — translation MTSPSVKTGINHIFKHPIPLVVLGLLVLAIPGCLYAESITSINVYKKTTVEKDEILLGKIADIESEDHVLLDRLKNIVIGRSPLPGKSRYLGREYIKLRLKQNDIEFSRLALKIPEKIKVSRGFVKISREEIQRIVIDYIYEKQFWDEDNARITDIQIAHIPFLPKGKISYKVVPPKTMQGKGTIPLSILFLVDGEFYKKVKAVAKIKLFKEVVVTKKPLGRYRTITQEDVYMQKMDITNLPNDIITNYKDALGKRVRRNIWAKVVLRAEHIEFPPLVKRGDTVLIVAESEKMKITALGEVRKAGRRGERVKVVNLNSNKRIFARIIDENTVKVEF, via the coding sequence ATGACATCCCCTAGTGTTAAAACTGGAATAAACCATATTTTTAAGCATCCCATACCGCTTGTTGTCCTTGGCCTTTTAGTGTTGGCAATTCCAGGATGCCTTTATGCAGAAAGCATAACATCAATAAATGTTTATAAAAAGACAACTGTAGAAAAAGACGAAATACTGTTAGGAAAAATAGCGGACATAGAAAGTGAAGATCATGTGCTGCTTGACAGACTTAAAAATATTGTGATCGGAAGATCACCACTTCCGGGAAAGTCTCGCTATCTTGGAAGGGAATATATCAAACTGCGATTAAAACAAAATGATATCGAGTTTTCAAGGCTGGCACTTAAGATTCCTGAAAAAATTAAAGTATCAAGGGGTTTTGTTAAAATCAGCAGGGAAGAAATACAAAGGATTGTTATAGATTATATCTATGAAAAACAGTTTTGGGATGAAGATAATGCAAGAATAACGGATATTCAAATCGCTCACATTCCGTTTCTTCCAAAGGGAAAAATAAGCTACAAAGTGGTCCCGCCAAAAACGATGCAGGGAAAGGGCACGATCCCATTGTCAATACTTTTTCTGGTGGATGGAGAATTTTATAAAAAGGTAAAAGCAGTCGCTAAAATTAAACTATTTAAAGAAGTGGTGGTTACCAAAAAACCACTGGGAAGGTACCGAACAATCACCCAAGAAGATGTCTACATGCAAAAAATGGACATCACCAATCTACCCAACGATATTATTACCAATTATAAAGATGCATTGGGGAAAAGAGTCAGGAGAAATATCTGGGCCAAAGTGGTTTTAAGGGCTGAACATATTGAATTCCCTCCTCTGGTAAAACGGGGAGATACAGTGCTGATCGTTGCAGAATCAGAAAAGATGAAAATTACAGCTCTGGGGGAAGTCAGAAAAGCAGGAAGGCGGGGTGAAAGAGTAAAGGTTGTAAACCTTAACTCCAACAAGAGGATATTTGCCCGTATTATCGATGAAAACACGGTCAAAGTCGAATTTTAG
- a CDS encoding flagellar basal body L-ring protein FlgH, translating into MALKYKRLINHLFHLFILFFVFAYLVGCAGSLKNLKSAGTKKEQQKKIVYKLDKTPEVKKVHHEGSLWRDDSPMNNLFISQKARKVGDIVTVNIVEASSASNQAGTKTERGSSLSGGIDTLFGFENEFNHDDKYKDIRKYFNPFSSAGGPTIKGSIDSEFDGSGTTARSGNLNAYITARVTEVMPGGNLQIIGVREVEINNEKLIITLSGVIRPRDISPENVVLSTYISDAKISYSGSGVINDRQRPGWLANLINAVWPF; encoded by the coding sequence ATGGCTTTAAAATACAAGAGACTGATCAACCATCTATTTCACCTGTTCATTTTATTCTTTGTTTTTGCCTATCTGGTAGGTTGTGCCGGCAGCCTGAAGAATTTGAAGTCCGCTGGAACAAAAAAAGAACAACAGAAGAAAATTGTTTATAAACTCGATAAAACGCCTGAAGTAAAAAAAGTCCATCATGAAGGGTCTCTCTGGCGGGATGACAGTCCGATGAATAATTTATTCATAAGCCAAAAAGCCAGAAAAGTCGGAGATATTGTCACCGTCAATATTGTGGAAGCCTCCAGCGCTTCGAATCAAGCGGGTACAAAAACGGAAAGGGGATCATCCTTGAGCGGGGGCATAGATACCTTATTCGGTTTTGAAAACGAATTTAACCACGATGATAAGTATAAAGATATCAGAAAATATTTTAACCCCTTTTCATCAGCGGGTGGTCCAACCATAAAGGGATCAATAGACAGTGAGTTTGATGGATCGGGGACAACGGCAAGAAGCGGCAATTTGAACGCTTATATAACCGCGAGGGTAACCGAAGTCATGCCGGGAGGTAACCTTCAGATTATCGGTGTACGTGAGGTTGAGATCAACAACGAAAAGCTGATTATTACCCTAAGCGGGGTGATCAGGCCCAGGGATATTTCTCCTGAAAATGTGGTACTGTCCACATACATTTCTGACGCAAAAATCAGCTACAGTGGATCAGGAGTCATCAATGACCGCCAGCGACCGGGCTGGCTGGCAAACCTGATTAATGCGGTATGGCCGTTTTAA